A region from the Francisella orientalis FNO12 genome encodes:
- the hemF gene encoding oxygen-dependent coproporphyrinogen oxidase, whose amino-acid sequence MQEKITQFENFLTQLQQKITSTLEQSETSSAKFISDKWQKPDTPEQKLKGYGNSMIIEGGEIFEKGVVAFSRVHGDALPPSATVMKQELAGKSFIATGVSLVIHPRNPFVPTSHANFRIFVAGADTDNHIWWFGGGFDLTPYYPFEEDAIHWHQTAKNICDKHDASYYPSFKKWCDEYFYLKHRDECRGVGGLFFDDLNDKSFDECFKFVTDCANSYLDAYIPIVEKRKNIEYSQKHKDFQLYRRGRYVEFNLVFDRGTIFGLQSGGRTESILSSMPPMATWKYNWQPEPGSEEEKVYEYIKPRDWIK is encoded by the coding sequence ATGCAAGAAAAAATCACACAATTTGAGAACTTTTTAACTCAACTACAACAAAAAATCACATCTACTCTTGAGCAATCTGAGACTAGCTCGGCTAAATTCATTAGTGATAAATGGCAAAAGCCAGATACTCCTGAACAAAAACTCAAAGGCTATGGTAATTCTATGATTATAGAGGGTGGTGAAATCTTTGAAAAAGGCGTCGTTGCATTCTCTAGAGTTCACGGAGATGCTTTACCACCATCAGCTACAGTAATGAAACAAGAACTTGCTGGTAAATCATTTATTGCGACGGGTGTTTCACTAGTTATTCATCCTCGCAATCCTTTTGTGCCAACATCTCATGCTAACTTTAGAATCTTTGTTGCTGGTGCAGATACAGATAATCATATATGGTGGTTTGGTGGTGGTTTTGATTTGACTCCATATTACCCTTTTGAGGAAGATGCTATTCATTGGCACCAAACTGCAAAAAATATTTGCGATAAACATGATGCTAGCTACTATCCTAGTTTCAAAAAATGGTGTGATGAATACTTTTATCTCAAACATCGTGATGAATGTAGAGGCGTTGGAGGGTTATTTTTTGATGATTTAAATGACAAATCTTTTGATGAATGTTTCAAATTTGTGACTGATTGTGCAAATTCATACTTAGATGCTTATATACCAATAGTAGAAAAAAGAAAAAATATCGAATATTCACAAAAGCATAAAGATTTTCAACTTTACCGTCGTGGTAGATATGTCGAATTTAATCTAGTCTTCGATAGAGGTACTATATTTGGCCTTCAAAGTGGTGGACGCACAGAATCAATACTATCATCAATGCCACCTATGGCTACTTGGAAGTATAATTGGCAACCTGAGCCTGGTTCTGAAGAAGAAAAAGTATATGAATATATAAAGCCGAGAGATTGGATTAAATAG